The DNA sequence ATTACCCCGTTGGAACAACTTTAATCACAAGCGGAACGAGTTCAGGTCTGGGAGGTTGGACACTTCCTTTTTCAGGATTAGGTTCTTCACCGGATCCAGTAGTAATTGCAAGTCCAACCTGGGCTTTACCAACAAATTTACCTTCAGCAGCGGGAAATGCTTTGGAATTTGTAGGAAGTGGAGATGATCCTGTACTAACTATCCCCAATCAAGGTGCTACAGGAAAACTTTATTCCTCTTTCGTTTTTCGAGTAACTGAACAAGCTGCTGTTTCAGCGAACAGTCCAGTTTATTTTTACTCTTTTGCAAAAGTTGCAAGCAATGGAACATCACTAAATTATACTTCCTGCGTGTATTTTACAAAGCTTGATGATAATACTTTCAATTTAAAAGTTTCTGAAAACAACAATACAAACAATCCCTCGCCGGCAACCGGTGCATTGACTTTGAACACCGATTATTTTATCGTAGTTGCTTATGACATAGACAATGCGGTATCATCTATGTGGGTAAACCCTGTGGTTAATGGAACTGAACCCGCAACAACTTTTGTTACCAATGAAACTGCTACATCTACCAGAACCGATCTAACGATGGTGCGACTTAATTTAGACTCGAATGCCAAAACGCCTACTATAATTTTTGATGAGCTTAGAGTCGGAAACAGTTGGGATTCTGTTATTGCAAACCCGACTATGGCAGTAAATAATACCACTAAATCTACATTCAATCTTTATCCGAATCCTGCGAATGAGTTCTTCACTGTTGAAAATGATAAACCATTAAATGCAGTTTCTATTTATACTTTAGATGGTAGATTAGTGAAAACTATTAACAATCCCGCTTCTAAAAAGATTGATATCTCATCCTTATCTAAGGGAGTTTATATGGTAAAGGTCAAAAGTGACAACACCGAATCTACTAGAAAATTAATCGTCAACTAATTTTTTCATAATCATTGACATTGAGGCTTAGATTGATAATCTAAGCCTTTTTTAATAATTGAAAACCTTATAAAACCCTCATGATCGACTTTTATTAAAAAAATGAATACTGGAGAAAATTTAATGACCACTTAATATTAAGCAGCAAATTTTAATCGATGGACATCCTCTAATAATAAGAACGAGTGGAAGTACTTCTTTGGTAGAAAATACAGATTACATTTATGCAGGAGCTTTTCCTGCGTTTTATACCATTCACCTAATAGGAATAATTTATTAAAGCAATATTTCAAAATACAAAAATATACCATACTCGCCTACAATCTCTATAGCAAGCGACAAAGATTATTCGACGACTAATCTTGTTTTAACTGCTATTTCGAGAATCAATAAAATGTTTTAAAAAATAAATCTTTAGAATGAATTACTAATGCCATTTTTTGCTATGACAATTTAAATTATTATGTTCGCAACATGAGAACAAAAACTTTAGCAGTCGTAGGTTGTGGTAAACTTGCAAATATTGTCGTTGAAGCTTTAATTAAAGGATTATTACCAGATTACAAATTAATTGGAACTTATTCCAGAACTTTCGAAAAAGCAGGTAATATCGCCAAAAAAATTCAAGATTTAAATTTAGATTATACTTGTAAACCCTGTAAATCTTTGGAAGAATTCCTCAATCTAAAACCAGATTATATTGTAGAAACAGCTTCTCCAACTTCTTTAAGAGAACTGGCACTTCCTGCGCTGAAAAATGGATCTTCTATTGTAACTTTGTCAATCGGTGCTTTTGCTGATAAAGATTTTTATGAAAAGGTAAAGGAAACAGCAACGGAAAACGGAACTCGTGTACATCTTGCTTCTGGTGCAATTGGTGGTTTTGATGTTTTACGAACTGTCTCTTTAATGGAAAAAAGTGAAGTGACTTTTACAACTAAAAAAGGTCCTAATTCTTTAAAAAACACGTTTGTCTATGATGAAACATTACAATCTGAAAAGCGTGAGGTTTTTGAAGGAAATGCAATCGGAGCAATCGCCCTTTTCCCAACTAGAGTGAACGTGTCTGTAGCGGCTGCTTTAGCTTCAACAGGACCAGAAAACGTGAAAGTTTCTATCAACTCTATTCCAGACTTTGTGGGTGATGATCACCGTATCGAAATTAAAAGCGAGCAAATTCACGCAATCATTGACGTTTACAGTAGAACAGCTCAAATTGCAGGTTGGAGTGTAGTGAATACTTTGCGAAATATTACTTCGCCAATTGTTTTTTAAGATAACTGGTAATATTTGCCAAAACTTTTTCACTTAAACGAATAAATGTCTGGCTCGTTGTACCAGAAGAAACTTCCATGCAAACTACTTTGGGATGAGTAACTAATTTCTCGGAACAAAACGCGTCGACAGGATCACCGTAGGCAAGGTTATCTCCCGAAAGCCATTACGATTTCCTAAATATTTAAATTTTTCCTCATGCAGCAAAATTGTATTTTTATTTAAACAGGTAATAATGACTTCGTTTTCTGAAAGTAATTCATTTAAAAGTAAAAAGCGATATCCTCTTCAGAATCATGTTTTCTCGTTCTGTAAAAATAAGAAACTTCAGCACCGAAAAATGAAAGGCATTAGCAATCATTCTGCCTGATTAGAAACGGAATTAAATAATTTATATATAACTTATTAAAAAAGTACATCTTGAAATTTTAGTCCCTGTTTTCAAAATCAGGGACTAAATTAGAGATTGTTTAAAGTGTTTTAGGAATATGTAGTGGTTTACAAATTTATATAACGAACTGATTTTCATTCAAATGAATTTGTAAAATACCCTATTGGGTTATTCTCAAAGTACCATCCTCTCTACAATTCTGTCAATGTGCAGATTTAAAAGAATAAAACAGGAACTAATGTTCCTGTTTTTTCATTTTTCTGAAGGTTTTCATTTACTATAGCAAGCTAAGCAACTTATACGTTTGAGTAATTTACTTCTTCACGATTGCTTTCATTAATGCACTGTCAATTTTGAAATCGGTCTTTCCATTAATTTTTACATTTTCAAAAACAATATTAGAAGCGTTTTTTCCAACAACTCCTTGTTTGCTATTAATATTTACGTTTTTGAAATAAATATTTTCGATGAATTTATTCGGAAGTCCTGTAAAACTAAATGCTGTTTTTGCACTTTCACAATTCACATTACTAATATAAAAATCGTGTAAATAAGGAATTTTATCGCCTGTAAATTGGGCATCTTGACTTTCCTTACTACTTCCAGCCGGTGCATCAGCATATAAGGTATCGAAGAAAACTGCAGCTTCCACAATGTTTTTCATTTCAATATTCTGAATGAAAATCTGACTTACATCACCTCCTCTTCCTGAGTTGCTTTTCACCCGAATTCCAATATCGGTTCCATCGAAAAGACAGTTAGAAACAAAGATATTTTTCATACCACCATCGGTATTACTTCCGATTACAAAACCGCCGTGTCCTTCGTAAACAGTACATTCTGCGATAATAACATTTTGAAGATTTGCTTCGCCATTTTTTGGTTCACCGCTGGATTTCATACAAATACCGTCGTCGCCTGCATTCACTTTCGTATTATAAATAATCACATTTTTAGAAGCGCTAATATCAATTCCATCTCCGTTCTGAGCCCATTTTGGATTATAAACTGTCGTGTTTTTGATAACCAGATTGGTGATATTTTTTGGATTAATGACAAATTTTGGAGAGTTTCTAAAAGTTGGACCATCAATCAATAAGTTGGTCACTTTTGATAAAGTAAACATCATCGGACGTAAAAAATGATGAAGCACTTTGTAATCTCCGATTGTCGGATTATTAATAGCAGCAACTATTTTTGACAATTTCTCACCATTCATAGCTTCCGAACTTGGCCACCAGATTTTTCCATCTTCACTTACTACTCCACCTTTATTAATTAATTTCGTCCACTCTTCTTTGCTTAATTTAAATTTTTTCACAGGTCTCCAAGCTTCTCCCGCTCCATCAAAAATTCCTTCACCCGTAAAAGCAACATCATTTAGATTATTTCCCCAAATTGGCGGAGTAACATCAAATTTCCCTTTAGAGTATTCACGCAATGGAAATTGATTGATGTCATTAGAAAACTGAACAACGGCTCCTTTTTCAACATGAAAGTTTATTTTACTTTTTAATTCGATTGGTCCGGTTAGCCAAACTCCTGCAGGAACAATTAACTTTCCACCTCCTTTTTCACTGATGGTAGAAATCGCTTTTTCAAACGCTTTTGTATTTAGTGTTATTCCGTTTCCTACTCCACCAAAATCTTTAATATTATAAGATGTTTCTGGAATAGTTGGTAAAACCATTTCACCAAAGTCAAAAGGTGCATTTTTGATGTAATATTCGATGCTGTTTTTCTGAGCTTTACAAATTGTGATTGCTAGAAAAAGAGCAAAAAGTAATGATATTTTTTTCATGATATTTAAAATATATTTAGAGTAAAATTATAAAAATTAATTGATAATGTAATCGTTTGCATAACTTTAAATATGCTGTCATTCTTTTGGAATAAATTACCTTGAAATAAAAGCAATCTTCAATTTTTAATTTGCAAATAGTAAGACAAAGGATGTTTTTGGATTTCTAACTCCTTCACAAACAGTTTTGCAACTTCTGTCGCACCCAAGACAGACAAATGCGTATTATCATCGATACCTTTTGGATAGTAAGGATGTTCTCCGGGTAAATAATGCAGGTGAAGTTTTTTCGAATTTTCGACTCCGTATATCATTTCTAAATTTTCGGTGAGATATTGCATATCGAAAAAAGGAACATTCATTTCCCGGGCAACTAATCTTGCGATCAGCGTATAATTTCCGTGTGAATCTAAAAGAACACCCTGTTCATTAAATTTCCGACGCGCAATCGAGGAAAACATTATTGGAATTGCCCCTTTTGATCTAGCTTCTGTTATA is a window from the Kaistella flava (ex Peng et al. 2021) genome containing:
- a CDS encoding T9SS type A sorting domain-containing protein; protein product: MKTKLSILSALLLAASSIQAQVTLPYYESFNYPVGTTLITSGTSSGLGGWTLPFSGLGSSPDPVVIASPTWALPTNLPSAAGNALEFVGSGDDPVLTIPNQGATGKLYSSFVFRVTEQAAVSANSPVYFYSFAKVASNGTSLNYTSCVYFTKLDDNTFNLKVSENNNTNNPSPATGALTLNTDYFIVVAYDIDNAVSSMWVNPVVNGTEPATTFVTNETATSTRTDLTMVRLNLDSNAKTPTIIFDELRVGNSWDSVIANPTMAVNNTTKSTFNLYPNPANEFFTVENDKPLNAVSIYTLDGRLVKTINNPASKKIDISSLSKGVYMVKVKSDNTESTRKLIVN
- a CDS encoding aspartate dehydrogenase domain-containing protein, producing the protein MRTKTLAVVGCGKLANIVVEALIKGLLPDYKLIGTYSRTFEKAGNIAKKIQDLNLDYTCKPCKSLEEFLNLKPDYIVETASPTSLRELALPALKNGSSIVTLSIGAFADKDFYEKVKETATENGTRVHLASGAIGGFDVLRTVSLMEKSEVTFTTKKGPNSLKNTFVYDETLQSEKREVFEGNAIGAIALFPTRVNVSVAAALASTGPENVKVSINSIPDFVGDDHRIEIKSEQIHAIIDVYSRTAQIAGWSVVNTLRNITSPIVF
- a CDS encoding glycoside hydrolase family 28 protein, which translates into the protein MKKISLLFALFLAITICKAQKNSIEYYIKNAPFDFGEMVLPTIPETSYNIKDFGGVGNGITLNTKAFEKAISTISEKGGGKLIVPAGVWLTGPIELKSKINFHVEKGAVVQFSNDINQFPLREYSKGKFDVTPPIWGNNLNDVAFTGEGIFDGAGEAWRPVKKFKLSKEEWTKLINKGGVVSEDGKIWWPSSEAMNGEKLSKIVAAINNPTIGDYKVLHHFLRPMMFTLSKVTNLLIDGPTFRNSPKFVINPKNITNLVIKNTTVYNPKWAQNGDGIDISASKNVIIYNTKVNAGDDGICMKSSGEPKNGEANLQNVIIAECTVYEGHGGFVIGSNTDGGMKNIFVSNCLFDGTDIGIRVKSNSGRGGDVSQIFIQNIEMKNIVEAAVFFDTLYADAPAGSSKESQDAQFTGDKIPYLHDFYISNVNCESAKTAFSFTGLPNKFIENIYFKNVNINSKQGVVGKNASNIVFENVKINGKTDFKIDSALMKAIVKK